From Numida meleagris isolate 19003 breed g44 Domestic line chromosome 4, NumMel1.0, whole genome shotgun sequence, the proteins below share one genomic window:
- the TMEM165 gene encoding transmembrane protein 165, translated as MAMRYNRLTVLAGAMLALGLMTCLSVLFGYATTVIPRVYTYYVSTALFAIFGIRMLREGLKMSPDEGQEELEEVQAEIKKKDEELQRTKLLNGPGDVETGSTATIPQKKWLHFISPIFVQAFTLTFLAEWGDRSQLTTIVLAAREDPYGVAVGGTVGHCLCTGLAVIGGRMIAQKISVRTVTIIGGIVFLAFAFSALFISPDSGF; from the exons ATGGCAATGCGATACAACCGTTTGACTGTACTGGCTGGTGCTATGCTTGCCTTAGGACTGATGACGTGCTTATCAG ttttgtttggcTACGCCACAACAGTTATTCCTCGTGTGTATACATACTATGTGTCAACTGCCCTGTTTGCAATTTTTGGCATCAGAATGCTTCGAGAAGGCTTGAAAATGAGTCCAGATGAGGgccaggaagagctggaggaagttcaagcagaaattaagaaaaaagatgaggaa CTTCAGAGAACTAAACTGTTAAATGGACCAGGGGATGTGGAAACAGGATCAACTGCCACTATACCTCAGAAGAAATGGCtccattttatttctcccaTCTTTGTACAGGCTTTTACTTTAACATTTTTAGCAGAATGGGGTGATCGTTCCCAGTTAACAACCATCGTCTTGGCAGCCAGAGAG GATCCTTACGGTGTGGCGGTAGGAGGAACGGTGGGACATTGTCTATGCACTGGTTTAGCAGTTATTGGAGGGAGAATGATAGCACAAAAAATTTCTGTTAGGACTG tgacAATCATAGGAGGCATCGTCTTCTtagcttttgcattttctgcactATTTATAAGTCCAGACTCtggtttttaa